Genomic segment of Apium graveolens cultivar Ventura chromosome 7, ASM990537v1, whole genome shotgun sequence:
AAAACATGTAAGATACCTGAAAGAAAACGTAAAATGCGCTGATAAATCCGACGGCATATATGATGCCCGCAATCCCCATAAGTAAAAGAAACTTCTGATAATATTTGGTTTGGTAAATCAGATCAGCATCCTCCCTTTTAAAGTTCTTAATTTTTTTCATCTCGTCATCTCCTAAATCCTTGAGCAACAGATTTTGAGTGTTTTTAAAAGGGGAAGCAGCAGCACACATGTTGTTATATTCACTCATCAAACTCGAACAAGATTTGTGGAGTCTATTTCTCTCAACAATAACCTCACGACTTGAACAttttagtgtttgcatttttctaCTCCCAAAATATAAAGGATAAATTATGAATAGAATGTAAGTAAGTACCATGCCTAGAACAAAAATATATTTCAACTCTCGAAATAAACTTGGCATGATACTAGTTACAGCGACAAAACCTCCAAACTGTGTACATGCATTCTGCATGATTGAGTAGTACGCTATCCTATCTTTCATTTCTCTAAACTCTAATTCCGAAATTTTTTCTTTTAAGTTCTTAGTTTTTATTTTCCAATAAAGAAAACCATTAATATCTTGGTTAGTCATCTCCATATCCCAATCTGCAAAAAAGAAACAAGACAACATCTAATGAGGCCAAGATTTGAGTTGTGCAAGAAAAGAAAACAAAGTTCATGGTTGCTAtctaaaaaattcaaaaaaatgtTTACTCGGGTTATAATATACCATGAAATAACTGCAAACATTTTTAGACTATACTGATATTTTACATATCATGAACTATATAACTTATTCAAAAATATTAGAGAGCTTTTGGAAGTACAATAAGAATACCTGCATATTCCTACAAAAACATAACCATTCGTAAACAACTAACTCATTTAAGCAAACAATCTAAAGTAGGGAGGATTTTAGTAACATTATGGTTAGACCAGTAAAACCTCTATAAATTAATAGTTTCAGGACATTATAATTTCATAAATAATCGGAGTTAAGAAATTGCTCAAATAAGATTGAATTTATCGATGTTAAAATCCTAAAAACAGAGATCGGAGGTTCGGGTTCCGGGAatccttataaataaaaaattggGGGTTAGGAATCTTACTTGGTTATTAATGTGTTTGTTGCTAGTGAGACTTGCTATAGAACTATATAACTTTGCACAATCAGTCTACTTTGTATATGGTCCTCTTATTCTGGGAAATAAGAATATTTAGTCCTAGAACTGCTTAAATTCCAAAGGCAATACCAGATCTTAAATTGCGTTGTGACCCTGAGCTGTCTAGCAAATGTGCATATTATGAAACCTAATCTCTGTTCTCTACTCAATACTGGTGATATCTACTAGTATACCCTGGTTTGAAGAAAGGAGGATGAAAATGAGGGCAGAGTAAAAGAACCTCTCTTCCACCCTCAGATTCAGTACTCAAAGAAACTCTCTTCCGACCTCAGATTCCAGAATTGCAGTTTGATAGTTCAGTTCTTTGATAATCTAAGAAATAACATAATTGCGGAACCTACAATTTATCATTTTGAGCTGTACTTGATCATATTTTTGCAACACGTTCTCTAAATTTTAGAACCATTCCTTGAAAAATGGGTATAAGAAACTTAGATGTTGGACATTATTAGCTTTTATTAGCTTTAAACTTAGATGCGAAAATATTAAACTTTTATCTAGCTTTCCAACAAGACGATCACAACTTATCAATAAAAGTTGAAAATGTCAACTTTTtacctttttattaaaataacTCTAGACAGACATTCTTCTCAACAAATATAGAACAAAGATTCGTTCTCCCATAAGCAGTACGAAAAAAATCTCCTATTAAAGGTGAGAGCGCTACGCCATCATCCTCGACCTTGATTTCAAATCTTTAATTGTTCTAAAAAGTAAGAGAAACCACACACAGAAAATTGCATGCCTAACATACAACTGTGCACAAAGGGTGTTAAAAATGTCAacttttcaaattaaaaaaaaaatgatAGACATTCTTCACAAAAGATAAAATGCTTCACTTATAGGACTACCAAACATCTATATTCTTAAAAAGAAATgattttgatgttattctagATGCGGGTTTTCTTAAATTAATCACAATACAAGCAATCAACACAAAAAGGTTTGAAATTTACAGATATAAAATATCAAAAATCAGCAATTACACACATTTATCTTAAAAGAACTAATTTTGAAGATATTCTTGATGTGGGTTTTCTTAAATTGATCACAATACAAGCAATCAACACAAAAAGGTTTGAAATTTACAGATATGAAAGATCAAAAATCAGCAATTACACGCATTTATCTTAAAAGAACTAATTTTGAAGATATTCTTGATGTGAGTTTTCTTAAATTAATCACAATACAAGCAACCAACACAAAAAGATTTGGAATTTACAGTTAATAAGAGCAAGAATCAACAAGAGAATAAAATTTAAACTATACAATAcaattcaaaacatatatattgAGAAACATGTAAATTGGTAGCAATTGCAAATAAAGAAGAGGTGAACTTACTCTGAAATTAGTAATTTTGAATAAAGCCCAACTGGAATTTTGTAGCCCTGATTTTGAGTTTTTATTTGGAATATAAGAGGGAAACGATGGAGAACCAACTAAACGGCGTCGTACTTTAAGTTTCTagatagaaaaagaaaaaatccTAAGAAAAATTTTTATGCAAGATATTAATAACGTATACAATATTTTTAATATAGCTCATTAATCgagttatatttaatttttatcGTGTAATTTGTATTTACTGAATGAATACAAGTAAGTTAGTCCTTatgttaaaaaaaattgaagttaaTTTATATAATGTTGTTAGTATCTATTATCTATTACTCTCTCCGTCCCAATAGGATATATACGATCACTATTTGCGCGTATTTCGAGActtctataaaatatagtttcataatatttttttattttttttgaataaaagtttaaacataaaatttttattcaaaaaaaaatattatgaaattatacTTTAAACGAGTATTGAAAAGTGTGTCAAAAGGTGATGTATATAAAtcaatgggacagagggagtatatcTTAATGAGCACTAGTGAAGGCTCCTGAATATTTGTACTAAGAATGGCAAAGTTGTAATTATTTTGACCCATATTTCCAAAATTTGACCAGTGAATCGACCTATTTTCCGAAATCAACTAATTCCTATATAAATATGCAAAAATCCATGGAGTATCCATATCCTAAATGATATTTATGGTAttcataattattaaaaaatcacttttaaattttaaaaagatcaaacaaattaataatattaatttattttataccCAGTCAATTACAGATCCACAAATCATGTGATCAGTCattgaaattcaaaaataattacTACTTTCCTTACTAATCATTATCTTCTTCTTCTCTATTTTTTGGATCTGATATACATGAAGTTGAATGACGATGTATACATTAATATGTTCATCGATTTTGCATTACCTGTTTTTGGTTTTCTATTTGCAATCTTATATCCGATAATATTTAACAAGATTTATTTGTTTGTTCTTGCAGGAATGATTATCGTTGGGCTCATCACATCACGTTGAAACTTTGAAAGTGATCAAACGTTCTACTACCTTTCATGACCGCAGACCTAGTATGAATCTGCATAATCATTGCTTTTCTTCTTTGTTTTCTTTAACATTTGTATTTAGAGGAGTAATTACATAACAAATAAGCCATGAATGTGAGCAAACGTTCTACTACCTTTGATGACAACGGTCCTGGTATGTGTATGCATAACCATACTATCTCTTTCATTTTTTTAAACGATATTATTGATAGTTGTAGTCATCGTTTTCACATTTATATTTTGTTTAAGCCGTTAAGCAACGAGGTCGTGAACAAATATGTGATCTGATTCTCCAACCTCTTGATGATAACATATTAGATAGCCGACGAAATATATCAGTGAGCCTCTGACAACTACCGAAACATCTGTCATGTCTGGTGACTACAGTAGGTATCTTTTATTCAATAATTGAAAGATCTGTAATGTAGTTTCAAATGATTGTGTTAAATAATGTATAATTTCATTTTGTAAATGCAGTTTGTTGAGGTCGTAACATATCCCTGAATCCAGACAAATCAGTATTCCAAATTCAGTATCATTTTTGGAGCTCAAGTAACTGAAATGGACTTTGGAAGGTTGCATCAATATGACTTCTCTTACTAAACAGTACAATCGAGGCATcccatcttcttcatcatataaTGCTCATATGTCTGCTTTGGTTGAATGCACTCTTCTGATATATCCTTATCAAAATCATTGAATTATGAGTATTGGACTGATATTGGTACCGATCGACCTAACTTTCTTCAGTTTTTGCCGATGAAGCGGCCTCTCTTTGATTATACGACCATTCCTTTAAGCACTAGTTCATGATAGTTAATCCTTCATGTTGTATCTTTTCATTAGTCAACTTCTTATTAAAGTAGCAATTTATTAATCCTCGACTTGATCATCAACATTTTTTTTGTCATAACGGTACAATTTAGGCATTGACATTATGCACTATTGGAGTTCTTTTAATCGTCATTTTCTTAACGCATAAATCTTTTTGGTGAAGATAATCCTCGCATTGATTTTAGATTTTAATGAAACAATAGGTTCCTGTAGTTTTCTTTTAAAATGCCGATTAGTCCTCACattgattttaaatttttaatcGAGCAAAAGGTTCATGtagttttctttgaaattgacgaTTATGTTTTTTGTCCAtgtttattatattttatatgttcGTTAATATATCTAAGAGTTCACCATCGCAGAATACGATATACCAATTAATTTCATTTGTATACGTTTAAAAAGTTGTCAGATAATAAGTTTGCGTAGCACCGGGCAAAAGTCCTTAGTGTTCATAAAAtgtaaactaaaaattaacacatgtgtttaatgtaaaatcaatattttttttgaattttgaTTAAATAAACCTCGAGTAATGGTTATTTTATTAATAAAGTCATATTTATATGATAGATATTTTAGTTATGTATATGTCTAATCGTTAGCCAATAAATCGAGTAAATTTTCAAATTAAATTGTCCTTTATTTAGTCAATCAAATTATGCGAggatatttttttataaataaaataatagttttttaGAGTATGAAATCAGATTATTATACTGGTTTTTTGATAAAATTGAGAAATATGTAGTTCCAAAATGCCCTTGTACTTTTTTACGGTAACAAAAAATATACTAAAATTAATTGTGATGTTTGAGATGCGAATTGCCACCGACTTAAGTACGAATACTTACATATTTTTTGGCAAAAAATATGTGTTACACCCTGCAATATACTCCTTTTCCTTTTAGAAAAAGTTTAATTGCACCCATCGATTTTTATTGGTGGAAAACCCCCAATCCTTTATTTCTTATTCGTTTTTCTTGATTAAGTTCTCATTTTCTTTAataattttcaaatttatttggGATTTGTCTTGATCTCTCCTTAATTGTGAGAGTTTGACATTTATTTTGATTTATCTTATTGTTCATTATGTCCGAGATTGCAGTTCCGCAGAATTTTCATGGTATTGATTCAGTGATAAGGGTTATTATAGTGATGTATTTATGATTAATTGCTCAAAACAACAATTGGAGGATTACAACATGTACACTTCTCTTAAAAAAAATCGTTGATGGCCTATCCAAGAAGGAAGGATTCAACGATGATATGATTATACGTTTGTTCAATTTCGATTATATGTGTAGATATCGTATGactttttattattaaattattttcctTTCAAAAAAAGACGGCCTAGAATTTGTAGTTGGCTGGACTTAAATGCCTTATACTTCTtctattttttaatatatgaCGTTTGATTTTTTGGCACACATATTTAGGAAGGTTGATTATATagttaaaaatattattattttttgaataaaaatatgagaTCAAACTTTTTAatcacaaaaaaataaaaaaaattattttaactatataaTCAAATCTCATAAACACGTGTTTCATAATGTCAAACGTCGTATATTAAAAAGCAGAGATAGTATCAcacaaattttaactttttataaGATGGACCCGAATTTTATTGGGCTGGATTTTAAATTGGGTATTTTGAGTTCAAATTTGAATCCGGGCCTTTTCAGGGTAAAAAAACATAACATGCTTATTATTTCCATGTCCTCAAACCCTAGTTGATATTTAAACAGATATCGGCTTTGCTCTTCGAAAACCTTTGTCAAATATTCTCGGTTACGGCATTCGAGGTTTGGTTCTTACTTTCTGATGCTTATTGATTCATGTGTTGTTTTGCATGTGTGCATCTAAATAGGTTATTCGATTCGGTGGGATCTGCGTGTGCTTGGAACAGTGGACCTGCAACTTCTTAGTGCATGGCTAGGGATCAGCAAACAGGTTCAGATTAATTCTTCACGATTTACTTCATTCTAACTGTTTGATATGTAATAGTGCATTTGTCTTGGCCTATCTGAATCTTTTATTGAATTAACAATGGGTTAGAAACTAACGAAGAAGGACATATGAGACCCCTAGATCATGTTTGTTTCGAGGGATAATAATTCGAGATAACTAAGGCCCATCAGTATTAATCCTATGAATTAGATATGTCTATCCTATGCTTGTTttgaaagatgaaatttaggattAGACTAGACGAGAAAAGTGTTATGGAGACCACATTTTTATCGAAGATCTCGGAGACCACATGTGTTCTGCAATCAAAATATTATCTACGAATAtcattaattcattaaaattgttgaagatcatttaagtttaataagtataatgtGTATGTTCCGCGATTTGAACAAATGTTCCGCAAACTAAACATGGTTCGttgaataaaatattttgtaatgttATACATGCAGTACATGTATGAtgttcaagattttgaataaaataatgatttttgtaAAACATAATTTGCAAAATAATACGTTTTGTAATGTTTTTATGCAAGATTTTCGTTGCAGAACATAAGTGGTTTTCAAGGTCTCCATAAAAAACGTGGTATAATCCACGGATAATAATCTGAGATAATTAACCAATTTCGTCAGGATTAATCTTATGTATTAGATATGCCTATCCTATGCTTGTTTTGAAGGATGAAATTTAGGATTAGACTATATTTTTATCTCATTTTTATTTTGTGGGATAGTCACTGGGATTCGACTAGAATACTTAAAAATTTTCAACCCTATGTTTGTTTTATGAAGAATTATATTGAAGGTATTGTAAATTGTAATCCTTTAAAAATGGCTTATTGAAGGAGATTAAATTATATATCATCCAATCCAATTAAGTATTAGATTCTAATCTTATCGCCTATTCCAACATAACAAACATGCGATATGATAATTTATAGGATTATAATCTTTGGATTAATGAAGGAATAAGTCTTTACAGAAACAATCACGAGAATGTaaaatttaaaggattataaCCATATCCTATACTTAATACTATGAAACAAATACGGTCATGTTGTTTTGTTTTGCGGTTGAGTTGGCCATTTCCGGGCTATGTATTTTCATGCCAACATCACTGGCTACGTAATCTGCCTGCTATGTGACAAATGACAATTAACATGTTTTGGGGATGTTTTTAATCTACCTAAATATATTTGTAGGATGAATAATTTAATGACTTGACATGATTTTAACTAGTCTAATTTTACGAGGAGTTTTCGTAAAGTTTTTTTTTATAATTAGGCTTTAATGCCTTGCATTTGTCACTAACAAATCTCGTAAATGAGTGCGAATCAAACACAGACGACAAGATATAGTTATTAAGTGTTTGGTCAGAGTTAAATTATGCAGAATCTAAACATATTAAACGCCGTCTGTGTGTTGTGGCTGATCTAATTGCAGGGTTATGTACCTTGTGGTATCGAATTCTAGGCACTTTTGGTGGATTATTTGTTAATCTATGGACTAGATACGTAACATGTATACCTATTAGAGAAGATACAGAAGATAGTAGGAGGCCATGTAAACTTCTCTCACGGCCTGTTCCCGTTCCCGATGACATCTTGGTTGAAATATTTAGTAGAACGTCAGCCGAGTGTCTCCATCAGTGCAAGCAAGCTTATGAGGATTGGGACAACCTGTGTTCAACCCCACATTTCAACCATAATCTGTTCTTGCCGAGGGCCTCTCCAACTATCATTGTTCACCGCGGGTCACGTAATGGACACAATTTATTTTACCTTGATGATGATCATCAAGGAGGCCTAAATTGTACTCACATACCACTTAGGAATTCACAAATGCCGTTGGGTCCTCCAAGTTGGCTTCCAATTAAACAGTTTACACCAGTTAAGTTTTCATGCTACGGGTTGATTTTCTTTAGAGCAACATGGGTAGATAAAAACATGTCAGCATTCATAAATCCTGTCACAAGGGAATGGACCATTTTTGATCATCATTCAAAGGTCAAAGGGGACATATGTGGAGTATACTTTCACCCAACTGAAAGGGAATTTCGTCTGTTATGGGTATCAACATGGATAACATTAAATGAAGAGACGTATGTAATGTTTCATTTGCTCAGACCAATATCAAAATCACACCCGCATTTAATTTGGAAAGGACTAGCGGTACCATTACAGTACCGGCCCGTTACAAATGAACCTCCTGTGAATCTTCACGAGCGTCTACACTGGATGTGTTGTAAGAATGGTTCAGGTAATTTGCTTCAAAATGTCATGGTATTCGACTTTGTAAAGGAAGAATTTCGGTTGATCTGTTCTACTCCCAATGTACAGCAGAGCACAGACAAAGTACTATTTCATCTTTTGGATTTAGGAGGGTACCTATCTTTATGGCAACATGGACAAGAAGATTATTTTGGATAAAAGAAGATTATTTTGCGAGTCCAACATGGACAAAAAAATACAGTATAGATGTCAAGTTACTGCACAAGAAGATAAATATTGATGAGGTGAGTGTCGTAGGCTTTCAGAATGGAGCACTGGTAATTCATTGGATAGGGAAAGGGATTTTTATTTATCACCTCCAGAATAGCAGTACCAAGATGTTCTTATTCGACAATTTTATGGAAGATTACGGCCGTTTTACCCGTGTATTTCTTCATACCAAGAGTTTAGTTTCAATGGCTGGGTTTAAGCAAGATTTATTTCAACGTCGTCAGATTATTATGTAAATTTCATGTTTTGAATTATGGAAGATATTTATCTTATGTGAAGTATTTTAAGTACCGATGCTCTTTATTTATGTtttaggatttggaaaatttaTCCAAGGACCTTCCCTGATTCTTATCGTGTCTGAGTGCGAATTGCATATATAGTCAGTATGTTCTTTGCTTGAAGCTCTGTGTGAAAATTTTACATGATTTCCATCTGGTTCAGGTGTATCCATGTGTACAGGCATGAGCTACTGTTGTCACAAGGCAACAGAATTGATAAATATAGAACTGGAAACTTGTCTTGAAAGCAGATAAAAAATAGAGTTGCATCAGATTTTTGCTGGCAATATATCTTCGAAAGATGAATACTCCGGATAAATGTTTTGTGATACACGTTGTTAGTTTTATCTTATATGCATCATAAAGAACAAAAGAATTATGTATGTAGAAGAAATTTTGTGCCTTATTATTAATGGATATTTAGATACAACAAAGGTGGAAGGGGAATTGGAAAAGAGAAATTTAGGAAAATTATTAAATACAAGTAAATTTCCTCCTAAAgcattttttatttaaaaaaatcaatttttctTTGTCCACACAAAAGAAAATTAACaattatgaaaatatataaataaactTAATTACCAATTATCCGATTAATCACTGAAACCGAATAATACCGATTTTCGAAATTTAAAACACTTGTATATACtatgatatatcaattttatctgacataaaaatttattaattttttttctgtAATTTACTAAGCACgtaatgttttaattttttttatcgcaggtaacccgcagccactaccattcgggtgcgcactgggtaaaacCCTACGGGatcacgcaatagcctgcaaatcacgtgaaccaagataaaccgcgTTTAAGCGATAAGCCCTAACCCGTGAGATTCAAATCTCTGACCAAGATAATAGTTATCCTCTTTAAGTAACTGAAAGTAACTGAGCCAAACCTTGCGGGTTACGAGTTATACTATATACATTCGGAAACGTGGGagaatataaaaattataaaaagttATTTATCGAAGGGGATCGAGTGCAAGAGTTGCAGAGCATCTGGGAGTCTAAAAGGATGGGAAAGAAGGAGACTTGTGCTGCTACTTTCACGGAATGCGGACAGTTTATAACAAGGAAGCTCAACCAATTttctttcttttatcaacatcttcaaatttaaataaaaaaacaCATTTTTTGTATTCTTCTCTGGCTCCTCAATTTCAGTTCTTTCATTGTTAAAACTCACAACTTTGTTGTTGCATGCTTCTGTAATAAACCTTTCATGGGTATGAATTATATTCCACActttttttcattttattttgatcCATCTTCTCTTAATTTTCAACCATGCCCATATATCTCTAGGTTCTGCATGTAATTATCAAGAATCTCTTTCATTTAAGCTCTTTCTTTGCACCTTTGTGCATTAAGTTTGTAATGATGCATAGCTTTCTGAAcccaatctctctctctctctctctctctctctctctctctctctctctctttctctctctctctctctctccctctctctctctcccccatctctctctcgctctctctctcccccatctctctctctctctcactccctCCCCCCCTCTTGTCCAAGTAGGCTAAAAGAATTAGGTTTCTGAAACCTTAACTATTTTTTGTTACTCATGTCAAAAAAATTTACAGTGAGAAGTAACATTGACACTTGATCATGTTTCATATTGAGTTTCCTCTGCTTCTAGatgaaattgaactttgttaaATTTTATTATGTTTTTTCAGGTGAAGCTCAGGCATAATACAATATCTGTTCTACTTGAAAATATCATTTGTCTGCATGTGTACTGTAATAGCATGATTGAATCCTAGCTGCGAATTCATAAAATGAATCGGAAGGATGTATTGGAATCTACATCACCTAAATATGGTAAGAATGAAATGTGAAAAACTGATTTTCCTTATATTGTTCTCTGATTTTTAGTTTTTATAAGTTAGATGGCTTTTTCCAAATTGATTTTGCAGAAATGCAGAGAGCAGCATTGATAGAGTGGCTTAATACAACACTTTCTGATGTGAAATTGCCGGTACATTCTTCTGATGACGAATTGAGAGGACTGTTGCTTGATGGTAGTGTTTTATGTAGGTTATTGAATAAATTGAGACCTGGTTCAGTTAGCGAGGTAGTTAGATGATTTCACTTTACCTTTTTGCATGTATTGTTCTTATAATTGAGGTTCTCATTGTTCTCTCCCTACTTGTATTTTGTCGTTAGTTAAGAGGTTCTGATCGTCCTTCAAAATTGGGCGTAGAAAATGTTGAAAGGTTTCTTGTTGCTATAGACCAGATGGCGTTGCCTAGATTTCAAGTTCTTGATCTTCAAAAGGTAAAATTATCTGCAGGGTAATTTCTGAGTTCTGAGTAATATGATTGAGATGCGGTGTCATAGAACTTTTGGCTTCTATGATCTGCAATATATTAACTGGGTATTATTGCCTATATTACGAATATAAATGTGATGACTATAGGCTAATGTTTTGTTTTGTTATTCTACCTCTCTATCTTTGTTATCGTTAATTTCTGTCCCTATTTTTTCTTACTTATGGTTCCCCAAACATCCAGGGATCTCTGAAGATTGTTGTAGATTGCCTGTTTTCACTTAGAGCACATTTTATAGCAAATGTTGGGGGGCATGACCTTCATACAACCGCTAAAGCATATCCAACTGGAAACGGTTCTAGTATTAGATCGA
This window contains:
- the LOC141675082 gene encoding putative F-box protein At1g30930, translating into MARDQQTGLCTLWYRILGTFGGLFVNLWTRYVTCIPIREDTEDSRRPCKLLSRPVPVPDDILVEIFSRTSAECLHQCKQAYEDWDNLCSTPHFNHNLFLPRASPTIIVHRGSRNGHNLFYLDDDHQGGLNCTHIPLRNSQMPLGPPSWLPIKQFTPVKFSCYGLIFFRATWVDKNMSAFINPVTREWTIFDHHSKVKGDICGVYFHPTEREFRLLWVSTWITLNEETYVMFHLLRPISKSHPHLIWKGLAVPLQYRPVTNEPPVNLHERLHWMCCKNGSGNLLQNVMVFDFVKEEFRLICSTPNVQQSTDKVLFHLLDLGGYLSLWQHGQEDYFG